One genomic window of Numida meleagris isolate 19003 breed g44 Domestic line unplaced genomic scaffold, NumMel1.0 unplaced_Scaffold375, whole genome shotgun sequence includes the following:
- the LOC110391462 gene encoding maestro heat-like repeat-containing protein family member 2B encodes MAVLLETEQSRGLFQNIVHVLRRSVASDNAWERKRALQACSQLLDACEELRTEDACKHFGSLVGLLAPLTCDPMPTSRQLAVTCLSSLLRIQAKATNALIKTGDIGSLREGLNAGSTISQLQTSSKIARICCSSFPLERSMDFMTAIRETLREGKGMRARAAGKWMITFLQMHGKDIHWEVPSILHILRSCMRSMQQTMLLPILCQAAVILTRCHAELALDNNFWLLEPTDSDTWRRRMQAFYLREGSH; translated from the exons ATGGCAGTCCTGCTGGAGACAGAGCAGAGCCGTGGCTTGTTCCAGAACATAGTCCAT GTCCTGCGGAGGTCAGTCGCCTCAGACAACGCGTGGGAGCGCAAGAGGGCCCTGCAGGcgtgctcccagctgctggatGCTTGTGAAGAGCTTCGA ACAGAAGATGCCTGCAAGCACTTTGGCTCCTTGGTGGGATTGCTGGCGCCTCTGACCTGTGACCCCATGCCCACGTCCCGCCAGTTGGCCGTCACCTGCCTGAGCTCCCTTCTCCGAATCCAAG CCAAGGCGACCAACGCGCTCATCAAGACAGGAGACATCGGGAGCCTGCGTGAGGGGCTGAATGCCGGCAGCACCATCTCTCAGCTCCAGACCTCGTCCAAAATCGCGAGG atCTGTTGCAGCAGCTTCCCCCTGGAGCGCAGCATGGACTTCATGACCGCCATCAGGGAGACCTTGCGGGAAGGCAAAGGGATGCGTGCGCGTGCTGCTGGGAAGTGGATGATCACCTTTCTGCAGATGCACGGGAAGGACATCCACTGGGAG gTGCCATCGATCCTCCACATCCTGCGCAGCTGCATGCGCTCCATGCAGCAGACCATGCTCCTGCCCATCCTGTGCCAGGCAGCGGTCATCCTCACACGCTGTCACGCAGAGCTCGCGCTTGACAACAACTTCTGGCTGCTTGAGCCCACAGACAG TGACACGTGGAGGAGAAGAATGCAAGCATTTTATCTGCGAGAGGGGAGCCACTAG